A genomic stretch from Edaphobacter aggregans includes:
- a CDS encoding glycosyl hydrolase, giving the protein MRVTWTLLIAKRYPAIAAAVFLSTALAAVVAQAQGKSESSSTKGDFLIQGFQTPPVTARLRCYWWWLNGHTTKETITRDLTEMQRKGYGGVLLVDANGANQNGNDSVPAGPEFGSPAWTELYLHALRLADQLGLEVTLNITSGWNLGAPWVQPEQGSKLLTWSHTTIEPGAGVTIKLPVPPVKNNFYRQIAVLAYPLHQGAPLPGREGTTRKPIANLALKSAAAEGNFSMPDLTSLLTDSSPRKDDEDANINEVLDISSKVDPDGSLHWNPPSGSTQSWEVLRIGYTSSDARVSTSSGTWQGLAIDYLDPTALDLYWQKTVLPLLTAGRPYVGKSLKYLATDSWELGGTNWTGNFREEFQRRRGYDPVPYLPIVAGRILGDRDLSTRFLADLRRTVADLVNGHYDHLAQLSAKFGLGIQCESGGPHGAPFDALETFRSSSIPQTEYWAMSPEHRSADTDRFFAKEASSAAHIYGRPLAAAEGMTSIGNHWNESLGMNLKPSYDQALTEGMNRLVWHEFTSSPPELGLPGQEYFAGTHLNPNVTWWRDADAFFLYLNRAQFLLQMGEPVNDVLYYYGDNVPNFVRLKRDDPAKVLPGYDYDVTSTDALLHRFVIASGAIQTPEDIHYRALVLPRSRILPLVALQLAQHYVQAGGTLIGLRPLRSQGIVSDAEGKQFASIAEGLWGNCEQKPEHHVAIGKGELFCIDNAREAMQANGILPDFEEGQNSSLDYVHRRSADADIYFIRNTQPQPLYTSVTLRVSGKQPEIFDAVTGQVQKSLLFTPTPDHRTSIQLSLEPYGSIFVIFRHPAAKNSVVSIVRNGKLLYVAAHPDQAMLPEGFNIQSNDDVPILNTALPGDYDITFSNGDTKHISTSHADAISIHGPWTLRFPPDWGAPSEVQLANLESWTTSPNSGVRYFSGTATYQTKLNLTQSQLAGGHAIWLNLGEVHEVAAVRINGKPAGTLWKKPFSVRVDGFLKAGENTVEVDVTNLWPNRLIGDAQSPADKHFTWTNIRKYTKDSPLLPSGMLGPVVLEPVYRLPLK; this is encoded by the coding sequence ATGCGCGTCACTTGGACCCTGCTCATCGCGAAGAGGTACCCGGCAATCGCAGCCGCGGTTTTTCTTTCCACTGCCCTCGCTGCGGTTGTCGCGCAAGCGCAAGGGAAGTCCGAGTCATCATCTACCAAGGGAGACTTCCTCATCCAGGGCTTCCAGACCCCACCAGTAACAGCTCGTCTGCGCTGTTACTGGTGGTGGCTTAACGGTCACACAACCAAAGAGACCATTACTCGTGATCTGACCGAGATGCAGCGCAAAGGCTATGGCGGTGTACTGCTCGTAGATGCCAATGGTGCGAATCAGAATGGCAATGACAGCGTTCCCGCCGGCCCTGAGTTCGGTAGTCCAGCTTGGACGGAACTCTATCTCCACGCCTTGCGGCTCGCAGACCAACTCGGCCTCGAGGTTACTCTCAACATCACAAGTGGGTGGAATCTAGGCGCTCCTTGGGTCCAGCCCGAACAAGGTTCGAAGCTTCTCACCTGGTCACATACCACCATCGAACCAGGCGCCGGCGTCACAATCAAACTCCCTGTCCCACCTGTAAAGAATAATTTTTATCGCCAGATTGCTGTCCTCGCCTATCCGCTCCATCAAGGGGCTCCATTACCCGGCCGGGAGGGCACCACCCGCAAACCCATAGCAAATCTGGCGCTCAAGTCAGCCGCCGCTGAAGGCAATTTCTCCATGCCGGACTTGACCTCACTCCTTACAGATTCATCGCCGCGCAAGGATGATGAGGATGCCAATATAAACGAGGTGCTCGACATTAGCAGCAAAGTGGACCCCGATGGATCACTGCATTGGAATCCGCCCTCAGGTAGCACACAAAGCTGGGAGGTGTTGCGTATCGGTTACACCAGTTCCGACGCTCGCGTCTCAACTTCCAGTGGTACATGGCAAGGACTGGCCATCGACTATCTTGATCCTACGGCTCTCGATCTCTATTGGCAGAAGACCGTTCTTCCGCTGCTCACGGCTGGCCGTCCCTATGTTGGTAAGAGTCTGAAATATCTGGCCACCGATAGCTGGGAACTGGGCGGCACCAACTGGACCGGAAACTTCCGTGAAGAGTTTCAGCGGCGGCGAGGGTACGATCCTGTGCCGTATCTTCCCATCGTGGCCGGGCGCATCCTTGGCGACCGCGATCTCAGCACCCGCTTCCTCGCTGATCTCCGTCGCACCGTCGCCGATCTCGTCAATGGTCATTACGACCATCTCGCGCAGCTATCAGCGAAATTCGGCCTGGGCATTCAGTGCGAGTCCGGAGGCCCGCACGGCGCCCCCTTCGACGCACTCGAGACCTTTCGTTCCAGCAGTATTCCCCAGACCGAATACTGGGCCATGTCGCCAGAGCATCGCTCGGCCGATACGGATCGGTTCTTCGCGAAGGAAGCCTCCAGCGCGGCACACATCTACGGCCGGCCACTCGCAGCTGCTGAAGGTATGACGTCGATCGGCAATCACTGGAACGAATCACTCGGAATGAACCTCAAGCCTTCGTATGACCAGGCTCTTACCGAAGGTATGAACCGTCTCGTCTGGCACGAGTTCACGTCCTCTCCGCCTGAACTCGGCCTCCCAGGGCAGGAGTACTTTGCCGGGACTCACCTCAATCCCAACGTCACATGGTGGCGCGATGCCGATGCCTTTTTTCTCTACCTCAACCGCGCTCAGTTTCTTCTTCAGATGGGAGAACCCGTCAACGACGTCCTCTACTACTATGGCGACAACGTACCCAACTTCGTCCGCCTCAAGCGCGACGATCCCGCTAAAGTCCTCCCCGGCTATGACTACGATGTCACCAGCACTGACGCCCTCCTGCATCGCTTCGTCATCGCGTCCGGCGCCATTCAAACGCCCGAAGACATCCACTACCGCGCGCTTGTTCTGCCTCGCTCGCGGATACTCCCGCTAGTCGCCTTGCAGTTGGCCCAACACTACGTACAGGCTGGTGGTACCCTCATCGGTCTGCGTCCTCTTCGTAGCCAAGGAATCGTTTCGGATGCAGAAGGGAAACAATTCGCCTCAATTGCCGAGGGCCTATGGGGCAACTGTGAACAAAAGCCAGAGCACCACGTCGCTATCGGCAAGGGTGAACTCTTCTGCATCGATAATGCCCGCGAAGCGATGCAGGCTAACGGTATCCTTCCGGACTTCGAGGAAGGCCAGAACTCTTCTCTTGACTACGTCCACCGCCGCTCCGCAGACGCCGACATCTACTTCATCCGGAATACGCAGCCGCAGCCTTTGTATACGTCTGTGACACTGCGAGTCAGCGGCAAACAACCTGAGATATTCGATGCCGTTACCGGCCAGGTACAGAAATCTCTCCTATTCACCCCAACTCCCGACCATCGCACCTCCATACAACTTTCGCTCGAACCTTACGGATCAATCTTCGTCATCTTTCGACATCCCGCAGCGAAGAACTCTGTTGTCAGCATCGTCCGCAATGGAAAACTCCTCTACGTTGCTGCACATCCTGATCAAGCAATGCTGCCCGAAGGCTTCAACATACAAAGCAACGACGATGTTCCCATCCTCAACACAGCGCTGCCCGGCGACTACGACATCACGTTCAGCAACGGAGACACCAAGCACATCAGCACGAGCCACGCTGATGCGATTAGCATTCATGGCCCCTGGACACTCCGATTTCCACCTGACTGGGGAGCACCCTCGGAAGTTCAACTCGCGAACCTCGAGTCCTGGACGACATCTCCGAACTCCGGGGTTCGCTATTTCTCGGGTACTGCAACGTATCAAACGAAGTTGAACCTGACCCAATCCCAACTCGCGGGCGGCCACGCTATCTGGCTCAATCTTGGCGAGGTCCATGAAGTCGCTGCTGTCCGCATTAATGGCAAGCCCGCAGGTACTCTCTGGAAGAAGCCCTTTTCTGTGCGCGTCGATGGCTTTTTGAAGGCTGGCGAGAACACCGTTGAAGTCGATGTCACAAATCTCTGGCCGAACCGGCTAATCGGCGACGCTCAGTCCCCCGCGGACAAGCACTTCACCTGGACCAACATCCGCAAATACACAAAAGATTCTCCACTTCTACCATCAGGCATGCTGGGTCCCGTTGTACTGGAACCGGTATATCGGTTGCCGCTTAAATAA
- a CDS encoding carboxypeptidase-like regulatory domain-containing protein, which translates to MKKIQGMKNRVVSVPGQPWLLTIVCVLVFGCLSDAPIQAQQYLATLTGQVTDLSGAVIPKADVTATNATTKFVTKVVTNGSGGYSIPFLTPGTYSVTVAGSGFRAETRTGIVLTAGANVQADFSLSVGKVGEQVVVTAETALLDTGSANLGTTLGTKEVTDLPNVGRNPFVLSTLAAGVTTGAYMQSKASGFTNPFSGTAVQIIANGSSGHNRLTLDGIPDDPAERLSGASYTGFVPSPEAVQEVKTQTALYDAQYGHGNGTVLNTVLRSGSNEYHGSAYFVFRNTYLNANTYERVPTQNAAVNPTHRVNDQWSQPGFVINGPLDIPHIYNGHNKTFFMAAYERLQLHQPVPFSGLVPTAAQASGDFSSLCSSYDVNGVCLPGAGVQIYDPLTADASGNRTPFANNKIPTSRINAAGAALMSYYPVPNSSQSATVNYISSDTSSPNKYYSFVTRVDHSISDRNKFNATFFKAVLNQIQPHAGFPKLVAPTGVGYTVYRNNMGGSLDYVTVISPTLVVDARGGVIYHPFGLIYPGNTFNLSTINMNGTGLPYQSFPGVYGCDACTTIGSASGTSPGSSTPYSGLSAGSSGQISTDTLGSYSVLVSKTIQRHALRAGFEGNIIRYNVQNPQSGLGTFLFNRQFTQKNSSCSTSSTCTVGGDSASGNPFASLLLGYPSNTSSTSGSYTNQVAYALQQLYYALYVQDDWRVSRNLTINAGLRWDYESPFTERFNRQNIGFCTTCQNPLQSSVSGLTLNGGLLFASSSNRYPFPKDFNNFQPRLGAEYQLSSNMVLRGGFGIIYFNTRESPLGQGFSSSTNYVATLDNTHPAISLSNPFPNGANLPTGSSLGLATQVGQSVTFPYPDHTQPKIIQYSASVQTQLPANLVLQVAYVGNKASQLEINKSINAVPAQYYNQGAAGITYLQTQVPNPMAGLLPGSSLNTATVQRQFLLTPFPQFTGVTANYASTGNVLYNALQTTVTKRAGHGVTIQGNFTWSKIMDQTTYLNAQDNFDSPFRYEDSNPNLVANLVGIYQFSSLSDKPGYVRVPFGGWQMNGVLRAQNGGLVATPGNVTPLSTPRLGNATYGRYFNTCYENAAGALVMTTASAPGCDSASSTPAFQQHLAFTLNNIGPYMNGVRQRVHPLVDFSLFKQFKLRERLNFEIRGEFFNVLNTPNFGGPGTTPGSSSYGVVTLTQANDPRLTQLTARINF; encoded by the coding sequence ATGAAGAAGATACAGGGAATGAAGAATCGAGTGGTCTCAGTACCTGGCCAACCGTGGCTGCTGACAATAGTCTGCGTGCTGGTTTTTGGTTGTCTGTCGGACGCGCCAATTCAGGCTCAGCAATATCTCGCCACTCTGACCGGTCAGGTCACCGATTTGTCGGGAGCTGTGATCCCCAAGGCCGACGTAACGGCAACGAATGCCACCACGAAGTTCGTTACCAAGGTAGTCACTAACGGTTCTGGTGGATACTCGATCCCGTTTCTTACCCCTGGAACCTACAGCGTGACCGTTGCAGGTTCGGGCTTTCGAGCTGAGACCCGAACGGGAATTGTTCTAACAGCCGGGGCGAATGTACAGGCCGATTTTTCCTTGTCGGTCGGTAAAGTTGGGGAGCAGGTAGTAGTTACCGCAGAGACGGCGCTGCTTGATACGGGTTCAGCCAATCTTGGGACGACACTCGGAACGAAGGAGGTGACCGACCTGCCGAACGTCGGGCGCAACCCATTCGTGCTCTCTACGTTGGCCGCCGGCGTTACGACCGGCGCTTATATGCAATCGAAGGCGAGCGGCTTTACGAATCCCTTCAGTGGAACGGCAGTGCAGATCATTGCGAATGGAAGCAGTGGTCACAATCGGCTGACCCTCGACGGTATCCCCGATGATCCGGCAGAACGGCTCTCAGGCGCGAGCTATACCGGATTTGTGCCCTCGCCCGAGGCGGTGCAGGAGGTCAAGACTCAGACAGCGCTTTACGACGCACAGTACGGACATGGTAACGGCACCGTCTTGAATACCGTGTTGAGAAGCGGATCGAACGAGTACCACGGCTCCGCCTACTTCGTCTTTCGGAACACATATTTGAACGCGAATACCTATGAGCGCGTACCGACACAAAATGCTGCAGTCAATCCAACGCACCGAGTGAACGATCAGTGGAGCCAGCCGGGATTTGTGATCAATGGGCCGTTGGACATCCCGCATATCTACAACGGCCACAACAAGACCTTCTTCATGGCTGCTTACGAACGGCTCCAACTGCATCAACCGGTTCCTTTTTCGGGGCTGGTGCCAACGGCTGCGCAGGCTAGTGGAGATTTCTCGAGCCTTTGCTCCAGCTACGACGTAAATGGAGTCTGTCTTCCGGGAGCAGGCGTTCAAATCTATGATCCTCTAACGGCTGACGCCTCCGGAAATCGGACGCCTTTCGCAAACAACAAGATTCCTACTTCGAGAATCAATGCAGCGGGCGCAGCATTGATGAGCTATTATCCGGTACCGAATAGCAGTCAAAGCGCCACCGTGAACTACATCTCGTCCGACACATCTTCGCCAAACAAGTATTATTCATTTGTAACGCGGGTAGATCACTCGATTTCAGATCGCAACAAATTCAACGCCACCTTCTTTAAAGCTGTTCTCAATCAAATCCAACCGCACGCGGGCTTTCCCAAGCTGGTTGCTCCAACCGGAGTTGGCTACACGGTTTACCGCAATAACATGGGTGGTAGTTTGGATTACGTCACAGTGATTTCGCCGACGCTCGTTGTAGATGCTCGTGGTGGGGTTATTTATCACCCATTTGGGCTGATCTATCCAGGAAACACATTCAATCTTTCCACGATAAACATGAACGGAACGGGGCTCCCGTATCAATCCTTCCCCGGCGTCTATGGTTGTGATGCCTGCACAACCATTGGCTCGGCTTCGGGCACCAGTCCGGGTTCATCGACGCCGTATAGCGGGCTCTCGGCGGGAAGTTCGGGACAGATCAGCACGGATACACTTGGATCGTACTCGGTGTTGGTTTCGAAGACGATCCAGCGGCACGCGTTACGAGCTGGATTCGAGGGCAATATCATCCGATACAACGTGCAGAACCCGCAGAGTGGTTTAGGCACCTTTCTCTTCAATCGTCAATTCACTCAAAAGAATTCGAGCTGCTCGACGTCCTCAACTTGCACCGTTGGGGGTGATTCGGCCTCCGGAAATCCTTTTGCATCATTACTGCTTGGCTATCCTTCAAACACCAGTTCGACGAGCGGGAGCTACACCAATCAAGTAGCCTATGCGCTGCAGCAGCTTTATTACGCACTGTATGTGCAGGACGATTGGCGCGTAAGCAGGAACCTGACGATAAACGCAGGTCTTCGTTGGGACTATGAGTCTCCGTTTACGGAGCGATTCAACCGGCAGAACATTGGCTTTTGCACAACTTGCCAGAACCCACTCCAGTCATCTGTGTCCGGCCTTACGCTGAACGGCGGCTTGCTCTTTGCAAGCTCATCGAATCGTTATCCTTTTCCCAAAGACTTCAATAACTTCCAGCCGAGACTTGGTGCCGAGTATCAATTGAGCTCCAACATGGTGCTTCGTGGCGGCTTCGGAATTATCTACTTCAACACGCGAGAAAGCCCATTAGGCCAGGGGTTCAGCTCTTCCACCAATTATGTAGCAACACTGGACAATACTCATCCCGCAATTAGTCTAAGCAACCCGTTTCCCAATGGAGCGAATCTTCCGACAGGGAGTTCGCTGGGGCTTGCGACGCAGGTTGGCCAGAGTGTGACCTTCCCCTACCCAGACCATACGCAACCGAAGATTATCCAGTATTCGGCCAGCGTCCAGACGCAGTTACCGGCCAACCTGGTGCTCCAGGTCGCATATGTAGGAAATAAAGCATCTCAGCTTGAGATCAACAAGAGTATTAACGCAGTGCCTGCTCAGTATTACAACCAGGGTGCAGCAGGAATCACTTACCTGCAGACCCAGGTTCCCAATCCTATGGCTGGCTTGCTGCCTGGATCCTCGTTGAACACAGCAACGGTTCAACGGCAGTTCCTGCTTACGCCATTTCCTCAATTCACGGGTGTAACCGCCAACTACGCCTCCACGGGCAACGTTCTGTACAACGCGTTGCAAACGACCGTGACCAAGCGTGCAGGCCACGGTGTGACGATCCAGGGAAACTTTACGTGGTCCAAGATCATGGATCAGACCACCTATCTGAACGCGCAGGACAATTTCGACTCTCCATTCCGCTATGAGGATTCCAATCCGAATCTCGTAGCAAATCTCGTCGGAATTTATCAGTTCTCCTCGTTGTCCGACAAACCAGGCTATGTGCGGGTACCGTTTGGAGGATGGCAGATGAACGGCGTGCTCCGCGCACAGAATGGCGGCCTTGTTGCAACCCCCGGAAATGTCACGCCGCTCAGCACACCACGTCTGGGAAATGCCACCTATGGACGGTATTTCAATACCTGTTACGAAAATGCAGCTGGAGCGTTGGTGATGACGACTGCTTCGGCACCCGGTTGCGACAGCGCTTCTTCCACACCGGCGTTCCAACAGCATCTTGCATTTACGCTGAACAACATTGGACCGTACATGAATGGTGTTCGCCAGAGAGTTCACCCCTTGGTGGATTTTTCCCTGTTCAAGCAATTCAAATTGCGTGAGCGGCTGAATTTTGAGATTCGTGGCGAGTTCTTCAATGTCCTAAACACACCTAACTTCGGCGGTCCAGGCACGACGCCTGGCTCAAGCTCTTACGGTGTCGTAACGCTGACTCAGGCAAACGATCCTCGTTTGACCCAACTCACGGCGCGTATCAACTTCTAA
- a CDS encoding substrate-binding domain-containing protein: MKYKKLLEEIDYLKLLFVSLIETNKKIERSNRNKLSIDGALVKTSRDLKSGPPKETESVAKACQILAALEAEEKPLRLRDVVERTGIHRATAFRILATLQHHGLVNKTPLRTYRSVIRRLPLRNIRIGYAAQSDEFAFSRAVTDGLISSAKKAGIELIVLNNAYSPIVALQNAEALVKEDVQLVMEFQTDSSVAPLISAKLLEKRIPLIAIEIPHPNAIYFGANNSQAGLIAGRYLGRWAETNWRGKVDEVILLGLPMAGSLPASRLTGALLGLREIMPGVADSQVRVLSGDGKLEASYDAVKQYLRKNKREHILVSTINDTSAMGALLAFKEAGREKHCAIVGQNASSDAILELGRPKTRLIGSVGYFPEKYGEQLIRLALQLLEKKQVPQANFVKHHLITPNNLREYYPLVRGLS, from the coding sequence TTGAAATATAAGAAATTATTGGAAGAGATAGATTATTTGAAATTGTTGTTTGTCTCGCTTATTGAGACAAATAAAAAAATAGAAAGATCAAATAGAAATAAGTTGTCTATTGACGGAGCGCTTGTGAAAACTTCCCGAGACCTCAAGTCGGGTCCACCGAAAGAAACGGAGTCTGTCGCCAAGGCATGTCAGATACTGGCAGCACTTGAAGCAGAAGAGAAGCCACTACGGTTGAGGGATGTGGTCGAACGAACAGGCATTCACCGGGCGACGGCCTTCCGTATTCTTGCAACATTGCAACATCACGGACTTGTGAACAAGACACCGCTCAGGACGTATCGCTCTGTCATCAGGAGACTTCCACTACGGAACATTCGCATTGGCTACGCCGCCCAATCAGACGAATTCGCATTTTCGAGAGCAGTAACCGATGGTCTCATATCGAGTGCGAAAAAGGCAGGCATCGAACTGATTGTTCTGAACAATGCGTACAGTCCCATTGTCGCACTCCAAAATGCAGAGGCTCTCGTCAAAGAAGATGTACAGCTGGTGATGGAGTTTCAGACAGATTCGAGCGTCGCTCCGCTCATTTCTGCGAAATTGCTGGAGAAGCGGATTCCCCTTATCGCAATCGAAATTCCGCACCCCAACGCAATTTACTTCGGCGCGAACAACTCTCAAGCTGGACTGATCGCAGGACGATATCTCGGTAGATGGGCTGAGACTAACTGGAGAGGAAAAGTCGACGAAGTGATTCTCCTTGGACTGCCGATGGCAGGCTCTCTACCGGCTTCGCGTCTCACAGGCGCATTGCTGGGCTTACGCGAGATTATGCCCGGCGTTGCAGACAGCCAAGTCCGGGTGCTCAGTGGCGACGGGAAGCTGGAGGCAAGCTATGACGCTGTTAAGCAGTACCTTCGAAAGAACAAACGGGAGCATATTCTCGTGAGCACGATCAACGATACAAGCGCAATGGGAGCACTGCTGGCGTTCAAAGAAGCCGGTCGAGAGAAACACTGCGCGATCGTAGGTCAGAATGCAAGCAGTGACGCCATCCTTGAATTGGGCCGCCCGAAGACGAGACTGATTGGCTCTGTAGGATACTTTCCGGAAAAATATGGGGAACAGCTTATTCGACTCGCACTGCAGTTGCTGGAAAAAAAACAGGTGCCCCAGGCAAACTTTGTGAAACATCACTTGATAACACCGAACAACCTTCGCGAATATTATCCCTTGGTGAGAGGCTTGTCATAG
- the galA gene encoding beta-galactosidase GalA: MKSVSRRDVLKSGLLVPAAAAVHGMGPLGATIEAAAEASGPATSQNTAPGVGGGRERLLLDFGWRFSPGNADDPSKDFGFGSGRTGNFQKTGNFLPAGAIAFDDGDWRTIDLPHDWAVELPFQNDPALSSKGFYPLGRNYPATSVGWYRRVFDLPAADAGKRITLEFDGSYRETMVVFNGFYIGLHSGGYDPFSFDVSDFVKPGGRNVLLVRVDATSSDGWFYEGAGIYRHVWLVKTHPVHLKKWGTFVRSQVQPGKATLSIDTEVNNQGKSVQNARVISTVLDPSGKAVGKAATSAAAIPEGGEKTYEQEIAVSRPLLWSLEERNLYRLVTEVEAGGEVVDRYETPFGIRTVNFDAEKGFFLNGNPVKLKGTCNHQDHAGVGAAVPDAVQYYRIRKLQEMGCNSLRTSHNPPTTELLNACDELGMLVFDETRMMSSNPEGLSQFGDLVRRDRNHPSVFMWSMGNEEGQANTETGLHILTAMKAVATEYDGSRPVSIAPIRAIGVGGLVVCDVMGYNYMDPQAEEYHKAHPEHPIIGTETVSAVGTRGIYVTDPTKGYVGSYDPYTTTGRASAEGWWRFCNSRQWCSGGFVWTGFDYRGEPSPYEWPNISSQYGIIDTCGFPKDTFFYYQSWWTAKPLLHLFPHWNWPGMEGKEIAVWVYSNLDKVELFFNGQSLGAKDMKKDSHLAWVVRYAPGAIEARGYKDGKVVMTDKRETTGAAARLVMNADRREVSADGEDVAMLSIEVQDAEGRGVPITDNEVTFRVSGEGKLIGVGNGDPTDHGSDKGTSRKAFAGLCMALVQSMKTAGNITVEATSPGLAPASVTITVKGVTLRPQVALWQREVPTGSGITGLWRPVPPTAGDTGIAALLRGAGSSVYTLRQEGSSLTGTVEGTGGGFFGGADVPAPITDGKIDGDQVSFKAGNNTYTGMLKGEQIELQQTTSGGFPRPTPPKEEAGRPAVGPPPDGSDPSINASRFRPNPPIVLLRVQH; the protein is encoded by the coding sequence TGGTGTTGGCGGCGGACGCGAACGTCTTTTGCTGGATTTTGGCTGGCGCTTCAGCCCGGGGAATGCAGACGACCCGTCCAAGGACTTCGGATTCGGGAGCGGAAGGACCGGGAATTTCCAGAAGACGGGGAATTTCCTGCCCGCGGGAGCTATTGCGTTCGACGATGGCGACTGGCGAACTATCGATTTACCGCACGATTGGGCTGTCGAGTTGCCTTTCCAAAACGATCCCGCCCTATCCAGCAAAGGGTTCTACCCGCTGGGGCGGAACTACCCCGCCACGAGCGTCGGGTGGTATCGCCGCGTCTTCGACCTTCCCGCTGCGGACGCTGGCAAGCGGATCACGCTTGAGTTCGATGGTTCATACCGGGAGACGATGGTAGTGTTCAATGGCTTTTACATCGGCCTACATAGCGGCGGATACGATCCGTTCAGCTTCGATGTGAGCGATTTTGTGAAGCCGGGCGGCAGGAATGTCCTGCTGGTGCGAGTTGATGCGACCTCGAGCGATGGCTGGTTCTATGAAGGAGCCGGAATCTACAGGCATGTGTGGCTGGTGAAGACGCATCCGGTTCACCTAAAGAAATGGGGCACGTTTGTGAGGAGCCAGGTTCAACCGGGCAAAGCCACTCTTTCTATCGACACTGAGGTGAACAACCAAGGCAAGTCTGTACAGAACGCGCGTGTAATCTCGACGGTGCTCGATCCCTCTGGCAAGGCAGTGGGAAAAGCAGCCACATCCGCCGCTGCAATTCCGGAAGGAGGAGAGAAGACGTACGAGCAGGAGATCGCGGTCAGTCGGCCTCTCCTGTGGTCTCTCGAAGAGAGAAATCTCTACAGGCTGGTGACTGAAGTGGAAGCGGGTGGTGAGGTTGTCGATCGCTACGAGACACCGTTTGGGATTCGCACCGTGAACTTCGACGCGGAGAAGGGATTTTTTCTGAATGGGAACCCCGTAAAGCTGAAAGGGACTTGCAATCACCAGGACCACGCCGGAGTGGGCGCCGCAGTGCCAGATGCGGTTCAGTATTACCGCATACGAAAGCTTCAGGAGATGGGCTGCAACTCCCTTCGCACGTCACATAATCCTCCCACTACGGAGTTGCTCAATGCCTGTGATGAGCTCGGGATGCTGGTGTTTGATGAGACTCGCATGATGTCGTCCAATCCAGAAGGCTTGAGCCAGTTCGGGGACTTGGTGCGGCGCGACCGGAATCATCCAAGCGTCTTTATGTGGTCCATGGGGAATGAAGAAGGCCAAGCGAACACGGAGACGGGACTGCATATTCTGACGGCGATGAAAGCAGTTGCGACGGAATACGATGGTTCGCGGCCGGTGTCGATCGCTCCTATCCGTGCGATTGGAGTTGGCGGCCTGGTGGTGTGTGACGTGATGGGCTACAACTACATGGACCCGCAGGCGGAGGAATATCACAAGGCGCATCCCGAACACCCAATCATTGGCACGGAGACTGTGAGCGCCGTCGGGACGCGCGGCATCTATGTTACCGATCCGACGAAAGGCTATGTCGGCTCGTATGATCCGTACACCACTACGGGCCGCGCATCGGCGGAAGGCTGGTGGCGGTTCTGCAATTCGCGGCAGTGGTGCTCGGGAGGCTTTGTATGGACGGGGTTCGACTATCGCGGGGAGCCTTCGCCATATGAGTGGCCAAACATCAGCTCGCAGTATGGGATTATCGATACTTGCGGCTTCCCCAAGGACACGTTCTTTTACTACCAGTCGTGGTGGACTGCCAAGCCGCTTCTGCATCTCTTCCCGCATTGGAATTGGCCGGGGATGGAAGGGAAGGAAATCGCAGTTTGGGTGTATTCGAACCTGGACAAGGTGGAGTTGTTCTTCAATGGCCAGAGTCTCGGCGCGAAGGATATGAAAAAGGATTCGCATCTGGCGTGGGTCGTCAGATATGCTCCCGGAGCCATCGAGGCACGCGGGTACAAAGACGGCAAGGTCGTGATGACGGACAAACGGGAAACCACGGGGGCTGCTGCCAGGTTGGTGATGAATGCGGACCGCAGGGAGGTCTCCGCCGATGGCGAGGATGTTGCCATGCTCTCAATTGAGGTTCAGGATGCCGAGGGCCGAGGCGTCCCCATCACCGATAACGAAGTGACATTCCGGGTATCAGGGGAGGGGAAGCTGATCGGTGTGGGCAACGGCGACCCCACGGATCACGGATCCGATAAGGGCACATCGCGGAAGGCCTTCGCTGGTCTCTGCATGGCTCTTGTGCAGTCAATGAAGACAGCCGGGAACATCACGGTTGAGGCGACGTCTCCAGGACTGGCACCGGCCAGTGTCACGATTACGGTGAAAGGGGTCACGCTTCGTCCGCAAGTGGCGCTCTGGCAGCGTGAAGTTCCGACGGGATCAGGCATCACTGGCCTGTGGCGGCCGGTTCCGCCAACCGCTGGCGACACCGGCATCGCCGCGCTTCTGAGGGGGGCGGGGAGCAGTGTGTACACTCTGCGTCAGGAAGGGAGCAGTCTAACCGGCACCGTGGAGGGCACCGGCGGCGGGTTCTTTGGCGGCGCCGATGTACCGGCCCCGATCACGGACGGCAAGATCGATGGCGATCAGGTGTCCTTCAAAGCCGGAAACAACACCTACACGGGGATGCTGAAGGGCGAGCAGATCGAGCTGCAACAAACAACTTCGGGTGGATTCCCGAGGCCGACTCCCCCGAAAGAAGAAGCGGGACGCCCGGCGGTTGGCCCACCGCCCGACGGATCCGATCCGTCTATCAATGCATCGCGATTCCGTCCGAATCCTCCGATTGTTCTGCTCCGGGTTCAGCATTAG